TGGAGCGTGGTCTTGAGCTTGCCGCGGTCGCTGGTCTTGCTGTCGCTATTGCCGATGAGGTTGCTGAACTGGTGCTCGGTAGAAGCCGAGGTGTAGCTGAACTTGGTCCACGAGATGGTCACGTAGTTTGCGCCGTTGATCACGTCCAGGTTGCCGTCCTCGCCGTCGTACACGTCCAGGTGGTCGAGCCACACGTTGGAGCCGCCGTCCACATGCAAGCAGTCGCCGGCGTCCTTGTCAATTGAGCCCGCGCCCTTGAAGGTCAGGTTCCTCAAGATGACGTTCTTGCCCTTGATGGTCATGACGGTGTTGTCTTCGTTCGTGTTGTTCGTGAGAGTCTGTTCCAGAACGGCTCCCTGGTAGCCGTAGATGGTCACGTTGTTGCCGACAGAAATTGCGCTCTTGGAGGGAACCTTGTAGGTGCCCGGTTTAACGTAGATGGTGTAGTTGCCGGCCTCGGCGTACTTGCGGAGGTCCGAGACGTTCGAAACCGTGACGACCGTTTTGCCCGCGCCGCCCGTGGTGCCGCCGTTCTGTGTCGCCCATCCCGCCATGGGGAGGTCCGGTGCCGTGACCGCGAAGGTTGAAGTTGCCGCTGTCGCTCCGATAAAGGCCGCGATGGCGAGAGTAGAGGCTGCTTTTGACGATGTGTGTGTCATTTTAAATCCCTTTCTTCCCACTGATTTTTTGAACAAAAAATTCCGCATTCGCCAGAATGTTCTCAAAATCTTTCTCAAAATATATATCAAAAAAACGGTAAGTCAATACCGGGGGTGGAAAATAAATTGCGCAAAATATCTAAAATTTTACGAAAAATAAACAAAAAGGCCGATTTTCAAACTAAAAAACGGCAATTGTAAAATGTTCTCAAAAAAATCTTGAAAGCTAGAATGCCTGGTAAATATTGAAAATGGCCAGGACCTTTCCGATGATGGCGGGGATTCCCGGGCAGAGGAAGCACAAGATTACGCGGGTCACGCGGTTTTTCCACCAGCGCTTCACTTGCCAAATGTCGTCGCTCAGCGTTTCCATTTCTTGCACGCGCGGCGGTCGCATGTACACCTGGGTGAGCGCGGTGAAGAACCCGACGCCAATGAGCGGAGTGAGCCCGGTGAACGGGGCTGTCACGAGTGCCACGAGTATGGTGAGCGGGTGTCCGCCGGCGATGATTGTCCCGAGCATGGCGCCTCCGCCGGTGAGCATGGCCCACTGCAGGCTGAGTTCACCCGCCTTGGCGGCGCCCGCGTGGATACCAATGGCGACGATGCTTGCGATGATGGCTATGGGGATAGCCCACCCGATGATCTTCCAAACGGGGGAGCCCTTGGGGATGACGCTGATGGACTCTTCGCTCGGGAGTTCCTTGTTCTCACCGATGATGCTCGTGATGCCCTTCGCGTGTCCGGCGCCCACGACGGCGACGATCTTTTGGCCGGGTGCGTTCTTGATGCGCGAGGCGAGGAACTGGTCGCGCTCGTCAATGAGGACCTGCTTGACCTCGGGGTAGGCCTTGCCGAACTCCTGCATCATGCTGTTCAGGGCGTCCTGTTCCTTGATTTTTGCAAGCTCCTCTTCGCTGATCTCGGTCTTGTCGAAGATGCTTGCGAAGAGCCCGCCCAGCAGGTTGAGCTTGCGGTACCAGCGGGTGCACGCCCAGGTGCGCTTGAGGGTGATCTTGATGTCGCGGTCTGCGAGAACCATCGGGATGTTCTTCTCGTTCGCGATGTCTACGGCTTCCTTGAGCTCGGAACCGGGCTTGACGCCGGTCTGTTCGCCCATGCGTTTTTGGTACGACCCCAGTACGAGGTTCGCGATGAGGGTGGCGAGCTGTTTCTTTTTAATGACTTCCTTGAGGTCGGTGTTTTTCCACCGGTCCGGGTCCTGGATGGACTTGAGGCGCCCCTCGTCGAGCTCTACGCAGATGGTGTCGGGTTTCTCGGCCTCGATGGTCTCACGGACGAGCTCCTTGGAAGCCTGGGATATGTGTGCCGTGCCGACGAGTACGATTTCCCGGCCGTCCGGGGTCTGTATGCGGTAAATATCTGCGTTTTCACTCATATTGGCTTTGAAGATAGAAAAAGAAACTCGTTAAAACCTGCATAAGTACAATAAAATCACGGAGTTAGGTAAAATTTTATGGAATTTTCCCAAAATATGGCCAAAAATTGTTATATATTATTATGGGATTATTTTTTCGGAGGTACTGCCCTATGAAAAAACTTTTATTGGGATTGACATTTTTTGCTTTGATTTTCTCTGGCTGCGCCGGCTCCAGATCCGACGACCCGGAAGCCATTGATTCGGCCCTTGTCGGCTTCACCTCCTGCGTGCAGGGGTCCCGCTGGCAGGAAGCCCTTGAGTACGTGAACGAGGACGAAGCCCGCGCCATTAGCCCGGACGGTTACGAGTTCAAGGAAGAATACAAGATTGCCGCCCGTCGCTTGCCGCTCTCCACGCTCCGCAAGGCCGGACTCGAGGTTGACGGTCGAGGCCGTCTGGTGGGCATCAAGGACGCCATGGACGAAGCCAACGAACGTTACGTGATGTCCGAGGAACAGGCCAAGGTCGGCACGAACCTGAAGCAGATGGAAGACGAACGCATCAAGCGTCGCCTGGAAGAAGGCCAGAAGATTCTGAAGGAAGAAGAAGAGGCCGCCAACCAGGAACAAGAAGAAATCGTGTTCTCCAACAAGTTGACGGAAGAGGAAAAGCGTAAATACGGCAGCACCCGTGATTTGCA
The sequence above is drawn from the Fibrobacter sp. UWP2 genome and encodes:
- a CDS encoding TraB/GumN family protein, translated to MSENADIYRIQTPDGREIVLVGTAHISQASKELVRETIEAEKPDTICVELDEGRLKSIQDPDRWKNTDLKEVIKKKQLATLIANLVLGSYQKRMGEQTGVKPGSELKEAVDIANEKNIPMVLADRDIKITLKRTWACTRWYRKLNLLGGLFASIFDKTEISEEELAKIKEQDALNSMMQEFGKAYPEVKQVLIDERDQFLASRIKNAPGQKIVAVVGAGHAKGITSIIGENKELPSEESISVIPKGSPVWKIIGWAIPIAIIASIVAIGIHAGAAKAGELSLQWAMLTGGGAMLGTIIAGGHPLTILVALVTAPFTGLTPLIGVGFFTALTQVYMRPPRVQEMETLSDDIWQVKRWWKNRVTRVILCFLCPGIPAIIGKVLAIFNIYQAF